One stretch of Chroococcidiopsis sp. SAG 2025 DNA includes these proteins:
- a CDS encoding DUF499 domain-containing protein produces the protein MNISDLLEDRIDSDRFFEENYITAGMQTLIDKAFERLENRSSQASTFLLAQAMGGGKTHSMIALGLLAKHPELRNRVLGDKVKGSQLGTVKVIGFNGRETDAPFGLWGELADRLNKKEVFNDHYAPLKAPGVAAWINLLQGEPTLIFLDELPPYLENAKTIEIGSSDLSVATATAISNLLVAVDRPELSNVCVVISDLTASWVGGSGQLNRAITNLQNETGRSALRLEPVSSQGSELYHILRTRLFEELPEDLVINEVANAYAKSVKDAKEMDVTNASPDSYAAQLVKSYPFHFSIRDLYARFKENPGFQQTRGLIRLLRAVVANIYDRGQADRRMLVHPYDLDLNNDEILSEVKAINPSLGEAIVHDIAKEGFSVAEQQDNKLGGTDFQDVAKLILVASLANIPNATHGLRESEIVGFLCAPGRDLSTIKKSVIDYLPTQAWYLHRSQDGRLFFKNVQNLAAKLHSLANSYNEQTTLKELRSYLTELFEPKTRDCYQKLEVLPGLDEVSLEIDKVTLIVAEPTRNPHPSSKLSEDWHKFAEDQEFKNRVLFLTGSHETMERIIEQARQYKAILSIKAELDSDRISPRDPQYVEADKSLDQIQLSLRSSLQETFTTLVYPSRNGFRSTDCRIHFQGNYFDGEALIRDTLEKVQKFTTDVASETFRKKCQARLFAGQRTSSWNEVRRRAATQADWNFHHPKALEELKRQLLEQEVWVDEGGVINTQPPPPETTVSIQQISRDDDTGEVTLKIRAINGDVVKYEIGDSEPTTASCSVADAPGGYKAFKTKDLSLKFKCFDPQGKNNQGAAISWKNKIVLKHRVFQNSDEWKVEFKAIPKGEIRYTTDGSDPKSYGGIYDSPFVVPESSRFVLAIAESDGIFSEVEKIDTEQYRKRGAIVDIIQPNLPAIWNCKKQGLTAREAFEFIDQLEKYQGNAYGVSLIVSASDESGEVSYDAAPDNGLNGTKIRKLIEHLQSIFKDGQGSQILIDVDKVILERSQLLKDWFAAMKYQPKPGEVQQ, from the coding sequence TTGAATATTTCCGATTTACTTGAAGACCGAATAGATAGCGATCGCTTCTTCGAGGAAAATTACATAACTGCTGGGATGCAAACGCTTATAGATAAAGCTTTTGAACGACTGGAAAATAGAAGTAGCCAAGCAAGTACATTTCTGTTGGCTCAAGCAATGGGTGGAGGTAAAACCCATAGTATGATTGCGCTTGGGCTATTAGCAAAACATCCTGAGTTGAGAAACAGAGTTTTAGGAGATAAGGTTAAAGGCTCTCAGCTCGGTACTGTAAAAGTTATTGGCTTTAATGGACGCGAAACCGATGCCCCATTTGGTCTTTGGGGAGAATTAGCCGATCGACTCAATAAAAAAGAGGTGTTTAACGATCATTATGCTCCTTTGAAGGCTCCTGGCGTTGCAGCCTGGATTAATCTGCTTCAAGGCGAACCAACGCTAATATTTTTGGACGAGTTACCACCTTACTTAGAAAACGCTAAGACGATTGAAATTGGTAGCTCAGACCTTTCGGTTGCTACTGCCACAGCTATTTCTAACTTATTGGTAGCGGTTGACCGACCAGAACTATCTAATGTGTGTGTAGTAATTTCAGACCTTACAGCTTCTTGGGTAGGAGGATCGGGTCAACTTAACAGGGCAATTACCAATCTTCAGAATGAGACTGGTCGTTCGGCATTGAGGCTAGAACCTGTAAGCTCCCAAGGCAGCGAACTTTATCACATTTTACGCACTCGGCTATTTGAAGAACTTCCAGAAGATTTGGTTATTAATGAGGTTGCCAATGCCTATGCTAAATCGGTAAAAGATGCAAAAGAAATGGATGTCACCAATGCCTCTCCCGATTCTTATGCCGCTCAGTTAGTGAAGTCCTATCCTTTTCATTTTTCCATACGGGATTTATACGCTCGGTTTAAAGAAAATCCTGGTTTTCAGCAGACGCGGGGCTTAATTCGCTTGTTACGGGCAGTGGTTGCCAATATCTACGATCGCGGTCAAGCAGATCGGCGAATGCTAGTACATCCTTACGATCTTGACTTAAATAATGATGAAATACTATCTGAAGTAAAAGCAATCAATCCTAGTTTGGGAGAAGCGATCGTTCATGACATTGCTAAAGAGGGGTTTTCGGTTGCCGAACAACAAGATAATAAATTGGGAGGTACGGATTTTCAGGATGTAGCCAAGCTGATTCTAGTTGCTTCACTGGCTAATATTCCCAATGCCACACATGGTTTGCGAGAAAGTGAAATAGTCGGATTTCTCTGCGCTCCTGGGCGGGATTTATCTACTATTAAAAAATCGGTTATCGATTATCTTCCTACTCAAGCTTGGTATCTCCATCGCAGCCAGGATGGGCGATTGTTTTTCAAAAATGTTCAAAACCTTGCTGCCAAATTACATAGCCTTGCTAATTCTTATAACGAACAGACTACCCTCAAAGAATTACGGTCTTATTTAACAGAACTATTTGAACCAAAAACACGGGATTGTTATCAGAAATTAGAAGTGCTTCCTGGTCTAGATGAAGTGAGCCTGGAAATCGATAAAGTAACTTTAATCGTCGCCGAACCAACCAGAAATCCACATCCTTCGAGCAAACTAAGCGAAGATTGGCATAAATTTGCTGAAGATCAAGAATTTAAGAATCGTGTTTTGTTCCTTACAGGCTCTCACGAAACAATGGAGCGAATCATCGAGCAGGCAAGACAGTATAAAGCAATTCTCTCGATTAAAGCAGAACTCGATAGCGATCGCATTTCGCCACGAGATCCGCAATATGTAGAGGCTGATAAAAGCCTGGATCAAATTCAACTTAGCCTTCGCAGTTCGCTGCAGGAAACTTTCACCACTCTAGTTTATCCGTCCAGAAATGGATTTCGCTCTACTGATTGCCGCATTCATTTTCAGGGGAATTATTTTGATGGAGAAGCTTTAATCCGCGATACCTTGGAAAAAGTACAAAAATTTACAACAGATGTGGCTTCTGAAACTTTTCGCAAAAAGTGTCAAGCTAGACTTTTTGCGGGACAGAGAACTTCTTCTTGGAATGAAGTGAGGCGGCGTGCTGCCACTCAAGCTGATTGGAATTTCCATCATCCTAAAGCACTGGAAGAATTGAAAAGACAGTTGCTCGAGCAAGAAGTTTGGGTTGATGAAGGAGGTGTAATAAACACACAACCTCCTCCTCCAGAGACAACGGTTAGTATTCAGCAAATCAGTCGAGATGATGATACAGGAGAAGTTACTTTAAAAATTCGGGCTATCAATGGCGATGTGGTGAAGTACGAGATTGGAGATAGTGAACCGACAACAGCATCTTGTTCTGTTGCCGATGCACCTGGAGGCTATAAAGCTTTTAAAACCAAAGACCTTAGTTTGAAATTTAAGTGCTTCGATCCTCAAGGTAAAAATAATCAAGGTGCTGCTATTTCCTGGAAAAACAAGATTGTACTCAAACATCGAGTTTTTCAGAATTCTGATGAATGGAAAGTAGAATTTAAAGCAATTCCTAAAGGTGAGATTCGCTATACCACCGATGGGTCAGACCCCAAATCTTATGGCGGAATCTACGATAGTCCTTTTGTCGTACCCGAATCGAGTCGCTTCGTGCTTGCTATTGCTGAAAGTGATGGTATTTTTTCTGAGGTCGAAAAAATAGACACCGAGCAGTATCGTAAGCGAGGGGCGATTGTTGACATAATTCAGCCCAATTTACCAGCTATTTGGAACTGTAAAAAACAAGGACTTACTGCCAGAGAAGCGTTTGAATTTATCGACCAGCTAGAAAAATATCAAGGCAATGCTTACGGAGTCAGCCTAATTGTTTCAGCGTCGGATGAATCCGGAGAAGTTAGCTATGATGCTGCGCCAGATAATGGTTTAAACGGAACAAAAATTAGAAAACTCATCGAGCATTTACAAAGTATTTTTAAGGATGGTCAAGGTAGTCAGATTCTGATTGATGTTGACAAAGTAATTCTAGAGCGCAGTCAGTTATTAAAAGACTGGTTTGCTGCCATGAAATATCAACCAAAACCAGGGGAGGTACAGCAGTAA
- a CDS encoding DUF3780 domain-containing protein — MTSKTQNSILGFGFSSDRTEHCFLVTFPASQAKSAEIMISEHFHWKPEQEAPVDISFNNEDQQLKARLKRMVWEQIEEEVKAEFNRRLRAMGIKTGRWIKKGQVPVDRTLGKELILLAWAIEDADPALIPTAIRNWLGLAPEERWWLYTMTNAATGHAIKDRNRGWRKAVRFALTENPVMESVLRNRYSDFELTLSGR, encoded by the coding sequence ATGACATCTAAAACACAAAATTCTATTCTTGGTTTTGGCTTTAGCAGCGATCGTACAGAGCATTGCTTTCTGGTAACTTTTCCTGCTTCACAGGCAAAAAGTGCAGAAATTATGATTTCCGAACACTTTCACTGGAAGCCAGAACAGGAAGCACCTGTAGATATTTCTTTTAACAATGAAGACCAACAGTTGAAAGCAAGACTTAAACGAATGGTTTGGGAACAGATCGAAGAAGAGGTAAAAGCCGAATTCAATCGTCGTCTTAGAGCAATGGGTATTAAAACTGGTCGCTGGATTAAAAAAGGACAAGTGCCAGTAGACCGAACGTTAGGTAAAGAGCTTATTTTACTCGCTTGGGCGATTGAAGATGCCGATCCTGCTCTTATTCCTACTGCCATTCGTAACTGGTTGGGGCTAGCCCCTGAAGAAAGATGGTGGCTCTACACCATGACTAATGCAGCTACAGGTCACGCCATTAAAGACCGCAATCGCGGTTGGCGTAAGGCTGTACGGTTTGCTCTCACGGAAAATCCAGTTATGGAGAGCGTATTGCGAAATCGATACAGCGATTTTGAGTTGACGTTATCAGGTAGATAA
- a CDS encoding DUF1156 domain-containing protein yields MQKAFIEEQFPVSLISKESYKERKANLGQTLTGLGKWWGRKPLILVRAVIIGLLMPASNNPQKDREIFLKILTMDADGLWQRCKGIPAKNVYEWSSDAEKEKYFQISGKSVRWNSQNPQKERDRLTRKYFDSLSYDKKLEYCDRPEQIEGASKEAWSEINAYLRTSASSIDELVEQLGKKRFGRIPRVGDAFCGGGSIPFEAARIGCDSFASDLNPVAALLTWASLNLIGGGNDLQKEVTKAQEQVFIKAKQQIKEWGIEHNEKGWQADAFLYCVEAKSFATGYWVPLAPSWVIGEKNKVVLKRTG; encoded by the coding sequence GTGCAGAAAGCATTTATTGAAGAACAATTTCCAGTTTCTCTAATTTCTAAGGAAAGTTACAAAGAGCGTAAGGCCAATCTGGGTCAGACTTTAACTGGGCTTGGTAAGTGGTGGGGAAGAAAGCCTCTTATTCTTGTGCGTGCAGTAATTATTGGACTACTGATGCCAGCTTCTAACAATCCACAAAAGGATCGAGAAATTTTTCTGAAAATTCTGACAATGGATGCCGATGGTTTATGGCAACGCTGTAAAGGTATTCCAGCCAAAAATGTATATGAATGGTCATCAGATGCAGAGAAAGAAAAATATTTTCAGATTAGTGGCAAAAGTGTTAGATGGAATAGTCAAAATCCTCAAAAAGAACGCGATCGCTTAACTAGAAAATATTTTGATAGTCTTAGCTATGATAAAAAGCTTGAATATTGCGATCGCCCCGAACAAATTGAAGGCGCAAGCAAAGAAGCATGGTCTGAAATTAACGCTTATCTAAGAACATCAGCTAGTTCGATTGATGAATTAGTAGAACAACTGGGTAAAAAACGCTTTGGTCGTATTCCTAGAGTCGGAGATGCCTTTTGCGGGGGAGGCTCAATTCCATTTGAAGCTGCCAGAATAGGGTGTGATTCTTTTGCCTCTGATTTGAATCCTGTTGCAGCACTTCTAACATGGGCAAGTCTTAATCTAATTGGCGGAGGCAACGATCTACAAAAAGAAGTTACCAAAGCTCAAGAACAAGTCTTTATAAAAGCAAAACAGCAAATAAAAGAATGGGGGATAGAGCATAATGAAAAAGGTTGGCAAGCAGACGCTTTTCTTTATTGTGTAGAAGCAAAAAGTTTTGCTACTGGATACTGGGTTCCCCTAGCTCCGAGTTGGGTTATTGGAGAAAAAAATAAGGTAGTCCTAAAGAGGACAGGATGA
- a CDS encoding IS1 family transposase, producing the protein MSVALPACPSCQSEDVVKNGRTRHGKQNYKCRDCGRQFVENPQWRIISEETKGIIDRLLLEKLPLAGIARALQISELWLQQYVNQKYKLLEREVQVRPKPKSRLRVQMDELWSFVDHQGNKQWVWLALDAQTREIVGVHIGNRSAASAQALWQSMPPVYRQCAVIYSDFWSAYELVLPSKRHHAVGKETGKTSYIERFNCTLRQRISRLVRKTLSFSKKLDNHIGAIWLFIHHYNASLPANSSCPL; encoded by the coding sequence ATGTCTGTTGCTCTTCCTGCTTGCCCAAGCTGTCAGTCTGAAGATGTGGTCAAAAATGGTCGAACTCGGCATGGGAAACAGAATTACAAATGTCGCGACTGTGGGCGACAGTTTGTTGAAAACCCGCAGTGGCGAATAATTAGCGAGGAAACCAAAGGCATCATTGACCGATTATTGCTGGAGAAATTGCCGCTAGCAGGCATTGCTCGTGCTTTGCAGATTTCCGAACTGTGGCTGCAACAATACGTCAATCAGAAATACAAGCTTCTTGAACGGGAGGTGCAGGTGCGCCCAAAGCCCAAAAGCCGTCTGAGGGTACAGATGGATGAGCTATGGTCGTTTGTAGACCACCAAGGGAACAAGCAGTGGGTGTGGCTGGCTCTGGATGCACAAACCCGTGAGATTGTGGGCGTTCATATCGGGAATCGCAGTGCCGCATCAGCTCAAGCCTTGTGGCAGTCGATGCCTCCTGTCTATCGCCAATGTGCTGTAATCTATAGTGATTTCTGGTCAGCCTATGAGCTGGTCTTACCCAGCAAACGACATCATGCAGTCGGTAAAGAAACTGGCAAAACGAGTTACATTGAGCGGTTCAACTGTACCCTTCGACAACGAATCTCGCGATTGGTCAGAAAAACACTGTCATTTTCTAAAAAGTTAGACAATCACATTGGTGCAATTTGGCTTTTTATCCATCACTACAATGCTTCTTTGCCAGCCAACTCATCCTGTCCTCTTTAG
- a CDS encoding type II toxin-antitoxin system VapC family toxin has protein sequence MTDKLFIDTWGWLTIHDKGERYHQQATQAYQQAIAQSGQIYTTDYVLDETFTFFFRRLPAPRAEKSMKGLLSAFWANNFFLIRIDEERFTQAEKLRSKFLDKPLISFTDLSSMVVMQELGIMAILTEDAHFTHVGMGFQLLP, from the coding sequence ATGACAGATAAGCTTTTCATTGATACTTGGGGCTGGCTGACTATACATGACAAAGGAGAACGATACCACCAGCAAGCAACTCAAGCTTATCAGCAAGCGATCGCCCAAAGCGGACAAATTTACACGACGGATTACGTTCTAGACGAAACGTTTACTTTCTTCTTCCGGCGGCTGCCTGCGCCGCGTGCAGAAAAATCGATGAAGGGGTTGTTATCAGCCTTTTGGGCCAACAACTTTTTCCTCATCCGCATTGACGAAGAACGCTTTACCCAGGCAGAGAAACTCCGTTCTAAATTTCTCGACAAGCCCCTGATTTCCTTTACCGATTTGAGCTCAATGGTTGTCATGCAAGAGCTAGGTATTATGGCAATCCTCACGGAAGATGCTCACTTTACCCATGTAGGAATGGGTTTTCAACTACTTCCCTAG
- a CDS encoding transposase produces the protein MWCEDEAGPFGTAPYPGSNWQPVGKPTRQEHEYIRNGTAKLLTLFHPATGQVRVKGVTSCTNAVLHEWLKQELASVVQSLPTPARLLKPEENQRLWKSWQQGLKVRFTLPHDLPPLRMLLVMDNLVGHKTPQLVLWLCAHGIMPLYTPLGGSWLNMAESIQRILKRRALEGHHPQTAYQIIEWLEATAFGWNQQPTPFVWAGLRAQRRDRARQRFHSLGGSGACTHRPLRRTTIAKNNGNTHTK, from the coding sequence GTGTGGTGCGAAGACGAGGCGGGACCATTTGGCACTGCTCCTTACCCTGGTAGCAATTGGCAGCCAGTAGGTAAACCGACACGGCAAGAACATGAATATATCCGTAATGGCACAGCCAAGCTGTTAACGCTATTCCATCCCGCTACTGGGCAAGTACGAGTTAAGGGTGTTACCAGTTGTACCAATGCTGTGTTGCACGAATGGCTCAAGCAAGAATTAGCTAGTGTTGTACAATCACTGCCAACTCCAGCTCGATTACTCAAGCCTGAAGAAAATCAACGGTTATGGAAAAGTTGGCAGCAGGGGTTGAAAGTACGCTTTACACTCCCACACGACTTACCGCCACTGCGAATGTTGCTAGTGATGGATAACTTGGTCGGACATAAAACTCCCCAGTTGGTATTGTGGCTGTGTGCTCATGGCATCATGCCGCTCTACACACCTCTTGGCGGTAGCTGGCTGAATATGGCTGAGTCGATTCAACGAATTCTCAAACGCCGAGCTCTAGAGGGGCATCATCCGCAAACAGCCTATCAAATTATTGAGTGGTTGGAAGCAACTGCTTTTGGATGGAACCAACAACCAACGCCGTTTGTCTGGGCAGGATTACGAGCGCAACGTCGAGACAGAGCGCGTCAAAGATTTCACTCTCTTGGTGGTTCTGGTGCCTGTACGCATCGTCCTCTTCGGCGGACAACTATTGCCAAAAATAATGGCAACACTCATACCAAATGA
- a CDS encoding helix-turn-helix domain-containing protein translates to MTRQKKAPLRPLSDEEQTDLKKLSRSQSQSSASVMRAKAILAVALGADYTSAAQLVGLRCGDTVSKWVSRFNVEGLAALQPRHGGGAVVQYSEPEKQRILSEFQRQPERQKEGTATWSVATLQRALRQAPDGLTQISTYTIWQVLKEAGYSWQKSRSWLKTGQVKRIRKGKLVVVTDPDTVAKKN, encoded by the coding sequence ATGACACGGCAAAAAAAAGCACCTTTGCGACCGTTAAGTGATGAAGAACAAACCGACTTGAAAAAACTGAGCCGTTCTCAATCCCAATCATCTGCTAGTGTCATGCGGGCCAAAGCGATTCTAGCCGTGGCTCTTGGGGCTGATTACACGAGTGCAGCGCAGTTAGTAGGATTACGCTGTGGTGATACGGTCAGCAAGTGGGTCAGTCGCTTCAATGTTGAAGGCTTAGCTGCCTTACAGCCTCGACATGGCGGTGGGGCAGTAGTGCAATACAGCGAACCAGAAAAACAACGCATCCTGTCCGAATTTCAGCGTCAACCAGAGCGGCAGAAAGAGGGCACGGCAACCTGGTCAGTAGCTACACTTCAACGGGCTTTGCGTCAGGCTCCTGATGGCTTAACCCAAATCAGTACTTATACAATTTGGCAGGTACTCAAAGAGGCGGGCTATAGCTGGCAAAAGAGCCGCAGTTGGTTAAAAACTGGACAGGTGAAGCGCATACGCAAAGGCAAGCTAGTAGTAGTAACTGACCCAGATACCGTGGCAAAAAAAAACTGA
- a CDS encoding calcium-binding protein — translation MSDIFGTNSNDTLTGTSDRDNIRGLSGDDLLFGLGEDDKLYGGDGADELRGGEGDDLLAGNGNNIIAEDRDRLFGDAGNDTLIGEGGNDFLSGGEGNDTLDGAGGRTGDLFGNVSRGSGETDILYGGEGADTFVLAGGSGREGVGPYYSEGGERDLAIVLEFNPDEDAIVLSRTTSTPATETVEVEYTLGALPEGLPPGTGIYANTPGSLPEQIAALPGVAPESLDLSADYFQFI, via the coding sequence ATGAGCGATATTTTTGGGACAAATTCCAACGACACGTTAACTGGAACGAGCGATCGGGACAACATACGCGGATTGTCCGGTGACGATTTGCTCTTTGGACTGGGAGAGGACGACAAGCTCTACGGCGGCGACGGCGCTGACGAGCTGCGCGGCGGCGAGGGCGATGACTTGTTGGCAGGCAATGGCAATAATATTATCGCAGAAGATCGCGATCGCCTATTTGGTGATGCTGGCAACGACACTTTAATTGGCGAAGGCGGCAACGACTTTTTGAGCGGTGGAGAGGGAAATGACACTCTCGATGGTGCTGGTGGCAGGACAGGCGATCTATTCGGTAACGTCAGTCGCGGCAGTGGTGAAACCGACATTCTCTATGGCGGGGAAGGAGCCGATACGTTTGTCTTAGCTGGTGGGTCGGGGCGCGAGGGAGTTGGTCCCTACTACAGTGAAGGGGGCGAACGGGACTTGGCGATCGTACTGGAATTCAATCCCGATGAAGACGCGATCGTGCTGAGTCGCACCACCTCAACGCCTGCAACTGAGACAGTTGAAGTGGAGTACACTCTGGGCGCTCTACCAGAAGGCTTGCCACCAGGAACGGGGATCTACGCTAACACCCCAGGTTCCCTGCCGGAGCAGATTGCTGCACTCCCAGGCGTTGCTCCCGAGAGTCTCGATTTGAGCGCCGACTACTTCCAGTTTATTTAG
- a CDS encoding IS5 family transposase produces MKTKAKESYRIRNWNAYDAALKQRGSITFWVDEAVIQQWHNEQKTGRRGASNHYSEVAIATMGTIQSLFHLAGRQTEGFLESLFTLMGIDLAVPDHSTLSRRLRKLAVELPVVPKTKAVHVVVDSTGVKVYGEGEWKVRQHGVSKRRTWRKLHLGVDEATGEILAATVSSNNVADGEVLPQLLDNIVEEIAQVSADGAYDTADCYDAIDQREATAAIPPRRNARIWQHGNSKQKPHPRDENLRRIRSSGRKRWKRNSGYHRRSLAETTMFRLKTIFGGKLRRRTFDNQAVELFLQCAALNRMIQHGKPDSHKVEI; encoded by the coding sequence ATGAAGACAAAAGCCAAGGAAAGCTACCGGATTCGTAATTGGAATGCGTATGACGCAGCACTCAAACAACGAGGCAGCATTACCTTCTGGGTGGATGAAGCAGTGATTCAGCAGTGGCACAACGAGCAAAAAACTGGGCGCAGAGGCGCTTCCAATCATTATAGTGAGGTAGCAATTGCGACAATGGGTACGATTCAATCACTGTTTCATCTGGCGGGACGACAGACAGAAGGCTTTTTGGAATCACTGTTTACCCTCATGGGGATTGATTTAGCAGTGCCAGACCACTCTACGTTATCGCGCCGACTGAGGAAATTGGCGGTGGAACTACCTGTGGTACCCAAAACCAAAGCGGTGCATGTGGTAGTTGATTCTACCGGAGTGAAAGTCTATGGAGAGGGAGAGTGGAAAGTGCGTCAACACGGAGTCAGTAAGCGGCGGACTTGGCGGAAGTTGCATTTAGGAGTGGATGAAGCCACGGGGGAGATCCTGGCAGCTACGGTCAGCAGCAATAATGTCGCCGACGGCGAAGTGTTACCCCAGCTGCTTGACAACATCGTCGAAGAAATTGCGCAAGTATCTGCTGATGGAGCCTATGATACTGCGGACTGCTATGATGCCATTGACCAACGAGAAGCCACAGCTGCAATTCCCCCTCGTCGCAATGCTCGGATCTGGCAGCATGGCAACAGCAAGCAGAAACCACATCCACGAGACGAGAATTTACGTCGGATTCGCTCAAGTGGACGTAAACGTTGGAAGCGCAACAGTGGCTACCATCGTCGTTCGCTAGCTGAAACCACGATGTTTCGTCTCAAAACTATCTTCGGTGGCAAGTTGCGGCGACGGACTTTTGACAATCAGGCGGTAGAGTTATTCCTCCAATGTGCGGCGCTCAACCGCATGATTCAGCATGGCAAGCCCGATAGTCACAAAGTAGAGATTTAG